In Drosophila nasuta strain 15112-1781.00 chromosome 2R, ASM2355853v1, whole genome shotgun sequence, a single genomic region encodes these proteins:
- the LOC132786229 gene encoding uncharacterized protein LOC132786229, translated as MNKELGIPSNAGPMNQLAAGYQRPLSHPGGGSGVAAAAAAVTAAQQEKGMFSISQLNLEITEQHVGSNGRMEITCLSTIPSAVGQGEQYADYKTFSVKVEVERYQVSSTSTAPPSIGMAALGNGNGHGNETSAGWRARGVILTHLWSLAPLLVFVLLPLGY; from the exons ATGAATAAGGAATTGGGCATACCATCGAATGCCGGACCCATGAATCAGTTGGCCGCCGGCTATCAACGTCCGCTCTCGCATcccggcggcggcagcggggTGGCTGCCGCTGCGGCCGCAGTGACCGCTGCGCAGCAGGAGAAGGGCATGTTCAGCATTAGTCAGCTAAACCTGGAGATAACGGAGCAGCATGTGGGCAGTAATGGACGCATGGAGATCACATGCCTCTCCACGATACCATCGGCGGTCGGACAGGGAGAGCAGTATGCCGATTACAAAACGTTTTCGGTCAAAG TGGAGGTTGAACGATATCAGGTATCTTCCACGTCTACAGCACCACCAAGCATTGGCATGGCGGCGCTCGGAAATGGCAACGGCCACGGAAATGAGACCTCGGCCGGGTGGAGAGCGCGTGGCGTTATCCTGACGCATCTGTGGTCTCTGGCGCCACTGCTTGTGTTCGTGCTGCTGCCACTGGGCTACTAA